A single genomic interval of Chitinophagales bacterium harbors:
- the cobA gene encoding uroporphyrinogen-III C-methyltransferase, with amino-acid sequence MNSILTLVGAGPGDPELITLKAINALKIADVILYDALVDESLLEYASQNCLKVFVGKRAGKACHKQEDINSAILKYGKMFQNVVRLKGGDPFIFGRGFEELELAKEAGMEVRFVPGISSSTSLAGLNNIPLTSRGVSDSFWVITGTKSNLDLSSDLLLAAQSNATVVVLMGLNKLKRIAQIFEAQGKQDMPVTVIQNGSTSEEKTAIGRISDIVKKVREKRIGTPAVIIIGPVVELYSNLEQKEKAAVLERFNSKKHD; translated from the coding sequence ATGAATTCAATACTCACATTGGTAGGTGCAGGCCCGGGTGATCCCGAATTGATCACGCTAAAGGCCATCAATGCCCTGAAAATTGCAGATGTCATACTTTATGATGCATTGGTAGATGAATCACTTTTGGAATACGCTTCGCAAAACTGCCTGAAGGTTTTTGTGGGCAAAAGAGCCGGAAAGGCCTGTCACAAGCAGGAAGATATCAATTCTGCTATCCTGAAATACGGCAAGATGTTTCAGAATGTAGTACGTCTGAAAGGCGGAGACCCCTTTATTTTCGGCAGGGGCTTTGAAGAGCTGGAACTGGCGAAAGAAGCGGGTATGGAAGTGCGTTTTGTGCCCGGAATCTCCAGCAGTACCTCACTGGCCGGACTGAACAATATCCCTCTCACCTCTCGTGGTGTAAGCGATAGCTTCTGGGTGATCACCGGAACTAAAAGTAACCTCGATCTCAGCTCTGACCTTTTGCTGGCCGCACAGTCCAATGCTACGGTGGTTGTGCTCATGGGGTTGAACAAGCTGAAAAGAATTGCACAAATATTTGAAGCGCAGGGCAAACAGGACATGCCGGTTACCGTGATTCAGAATGGTTCTACTTCAGAAGAAAAAACCGCCATTGGGAGAATCAGTGATATTGTAAAAAAAGTACGGGAAAAACGCATTGGCACTCCTGCCGTGATTATCATCGGTCCGGTGGTGGAGCTTTATTCCAATTTGGAACAAAAAGAAAAAGCAGCTGTTTTAGAACGCTTTAATTCAAAAAAACATGACTGA
- a CDS encoding bifunctional precorrin-2 dehydrogenase/sirohydrochlorin ferrochelatase, whose protein sequence is MTDSQNQLFPIFTKIHQLNLLIVGGGNVAEEKLHFLLKNSSAAQATLIAPQIKAEIRALAEKYGNVKLIQRKIEDKDLKNRDLILVGTDDAVLNKRLWEVAKVEKTLVNVADTPHLCDFYLGSVVTKGDLKIAISTNGKSPTFAKRFRMVLEEILPDELPEIINQLKSIRDQLKGDFNHKVKRLNEITAGLIEKN, encoded by the coding sequence ATGACTGATTCTCAAAACCAGCTTTTCCCGATTTTCACCAAGATCCACCAGCTTAATTTGCTGATTGTGGGGGGCGGCAATGTGGCAGAGGAAAAACTGCATTTTTTGCTGAAAAACAGTTCTGCTGCGCAAGCTACGCTCATTGCCCCGCAGATAAAAGCAGAAATAAGAGCGCTTGCTGAAAAGTATGGAAATGTAAAGCTTATTCAGCGAAAAATTGAGGACAAAGACCTGAAAAACAGGGATTTGATTCTGGTAGGTACCGATGATGCTGTACTGAATAAAAGACTGTGGGAAGTAGCAAAAGTTGAAAAGACATTGGTAAATGTGGCAGATACTCCCCACCTTTGCGACTTTTACCTTGGTTCCGTAGTCACCAAGGGGGATTTAAAAATAGCCATATCGACCAACGGCAAGTCACCGACATTTGCCAAGCGATTCAGGATGGTGTTGGAAGAAATACTACCGGATGAATTGCCGGAAATTATTAATCAACTGAAAAGCATACGCGATCAGTTGAAAGGAGATTTTAATCACAAAGTAAAAAGACTCAATGAAATCACAGCCGGACTTATCGAAAAGAATTAA